A single genomic interval of Prunus dulcis chromosome 5, ALMONDv2, whole genome shotgun sequence harbors:
- the LOC117629182 gene encoding abietadienol/abietadienal oxidase translates to MVGDFFTASSLLLISTTLLFICFLAKLIRRRNKVVIRRSTYKLPPGRRGWPIVGDSFSWYNAVASSHPPHFVEQQVKRFGKIFSCSLFGKWSVVSADPTFNRFVMQNEGKLFQSSYPKSFKDLVGKNGVITVHGEQQRKLHRIASNMMRLEKLKFNFLENVQMVMTQTLSNFPSNQVILLQDVCRKVSINLMVNQLLGVSSESEIDEMTQLFSDFVDGCLSVPINFRGFAYHTAMKARGKIITKINRIMQNYREQGATEVGNGVLGRLLEEESLPDEAVADFIINLLFAGNETTAKTMLFAVYFLTHCPRAMKQLVDEQDKFVAEEMLTWQDYKAMSFTQCVIDETLRLGGIAIWLMREAKEDVEYQDYIIPKGCFVVPFLSAVHLDENVYNEALTFNPWRWMDLENQEKRNWRSSSFFAPFGGGARFCPGADLARLQITLFLHYFVTTYRWTQLKEDRMSFFPSARLVNGFQICLTRRST, encoded by the exons ATGGTGGGAGACTTTTTCACAGCGAGCAGCCTGCTTCTGATCTCGACGACACTACtgttcatttgttttcttgcgaaattaattaggagaaGAAACAAGGTGGTAATCAGGAGAAGCACATACAAATTGCCACCAGGGAGAAGAGGCTGGCCAATAGTTGGGGACAGCTTCAGTTGGTACAATGCGGTCGCAAGTTCCCATCCCCCTCACTTTGTTGAACAACAGGTCAAAAG GTTTGGCAAGATATTCTCATGCAGTCTGTTTGGAAAATGGTCTGTGGTATCAGCAGACCCAACCTTTAACCGGTTTGTAATGCAAAATGAAGGGAAACTGTTCCAGTCTAGTTATCCAAAATCTTTCAAAGATTTGGTAGGGAAAAATGGTGTGATAACGGTGCATGGAGAGCAACAAAGGAAACTCCATCGAATCGCCTCCAACATGATGCGTCTAGAGAAACTCAAGTTTAATTTCTTGGAAAATGTTCAAATGGTTATGACTCAAACTTTGAGCAATTTTCCAAGCAATCAAGTAATACTTCTCCAGGATGTTTGTAGAAAG GTGTCTATAAATCTAATGGTTAATCAACTTTTGGGAGTGTCGAGCGAGTCAGAGATTGATGAGATGACTCAATTGTTCTCCGACTTCGTTGATGGTTGTCTCTCTGTTCCAATCAACTTTCGAGGTTTTGCTTATCATACTGCGATGAAG GCTAGGGGAAAAATCATAACGAAGATAAATAGGATAATGCAAAACTACAGGGAACAAGGCGCAACAGAAGTTGGTAATGGCGTGCTTGGGAGATTATTGGAGGAAGAAAGCTTACCTGATGAAGCTGTAGCAGACTTTATTATCAATCTTCTCTTTGCTGGGAATGAAACGACTGCTAAAACAATGCTGTTTGCAGTCTATTTCCTTACTCATTGTCCCAGAGCAATGAAACAATTGGTG GATGAACAAGACAAATTTGTTGCAGAAGAAATGCTTACATGGCAGGATTATAAAGCAATGTCTTTTACACAATGT GTCATTGATGAAACACTTCGCCTTGGGGGAATTGCAATTTGGTTAATGAGGGAGGCAAAAGAAGACGTTGAGTACCAAG ACTACATTATTCCAAAAGGATGCTTTGTGGTTCCCTTCCTTTCAGCAGTTCATTTGGATGAAAATGTGTACAATGAAGCCCTCACCTTCAATCCATGGAGATGGATGGACCTTGAAAATCAG GAGAAAAGAAATTGGAGAAGTAGCTCATTTTTTGCACCCTTCGGAGGAGGAGCCAGATTCTGTCCAGGAGCTGATTTGGCTCGCCTTCAGATTACCCTTTTCCTTCATTACTTTGTGACAACATATAG ATGGACTCAGCTTAAAGAAGATCGGATGTCCTTCTTTCCCTCAGCTCGTTTAGTGAACGGCTTCCAGATTTGCTTAACTAGACGATCGACGTGA
- the LOC117627657 gene encoding probable pectate lyase 9 isoform X3 — protein sequence MPFFVPNPSFAKKTKVDGLKLNVIDGCWRWNSDWRRNRQELVLCSVGFSGKMSNNIGRDIVYYQVMDPSDNALDPKPETLRYGATIIRGKKWITFQRDMRIRLEKPLLISSFTAIDGRGPSVRIAGNACLVVFKASNIIIHGLRIHHCRSQAPSLVMGPDGKKMPLGQVDGDAVRLVTASKVWIDHNTHYDCEDGLLDVTCGSTDITVSNNWFRDQDKVMLLGHDDGYFRDKNMRVTVVYNHFGPNCNQRMPRIRYGYAHVVNNLYREWSQYAIGGSMNPSVKSEANLFIAPKSRNNKEITWRKDSIGNKESWKFYSVGDIFENGASFVKTCAGRAKPNNNGEQNFPVVNAKSVRSLTRSSGALKCIKRSRC from the exons ATGCCCTT CTTCGTCCCAAACCCGAGTTTCGCTAAGAAAACCAAAGTTGATGGCTTGAAATTGAACGTGATCGATGGTTGCTGGAGATGGAACTCTGATTGGAGAAGGAACCGCCAGGAACTTGTGTTATGCTCGGTGGGATTTTCTGGGAAGATGAGCAACAACATAGGAAGAGATATCGTATACTATCAAGTCATGGACCCAAGTGACAATGCGTTAGACCCCAAACCTGAAACTTTGAGATATGGGGCTACCATCATCAGAGGGAAAAAGTGGATCACCTTCCAGAGGGACATGCGCATTAGGCTTGAGAAACCACTTCTCATTAGTAGCTTCACTGCCATTGACGGAAGAGGTCCTAGCGTTCGCATTGCTGGTAATGCATGCTTGGTGGTCTTTAAG GCAAGCAATATAATCATCCATGGCCTTCGAATCCACCACTGCCGTTCCCAAGCACCAAGCTTGGTTATGGGTCCAGATGGAAAGAAAATGCCACTGGGGCAGGTTGATGGAGATGCAGTCAGGTTGGTTACCGCATCAAAGGTTTGGATAGACCACAATACACACTATGATTGCGAGGATGGTCTTCTCGATGTTACTTGTGGATCTACCGATATCACCGTCTCCAACAATTGGTTCAGAGACCAAGACAAGGTCATGCTTCTGGGCCACGATGATGGCTATTTTCGGGATAAGAACATGAGGGTGACCGTAGTGTACAACCATTTTGGACCTAACTGCAACCAAAGAATGCCAAG GATTCGTTACGGATATGCACATGTCGTGAACAATCTCTACAGAGAATGGTCGCAGTATGCCATTGGGGGAAGCATGAACCCTAGCGTTAAGAGTGAAGCCAACCTCTTCATTGCACCAAAATCGAGAAACAATAAAGAG ATCACTTGGAGGAAGGACAGCATTGGAAACAAAGAATCCTGGAAGTTTTACTCGGTAGGAGATATCTTTGAAAATGGGGCTTCTTTCGTCAAAACATGTGCCGGCAGAGCAAAGCCAAACAATAACGGAGAACAAAATTTCCCAGTTGTTAATGCCAAATCTGTCCGCTCATTGACAAGGTCATCTGGTGCTTTAAAATGCATCAAAAGATCCAGATGCTAA
- the LOC117627657 gene encoding pectate lyase 1-like isoform X2, producing the protein MACHQCPNANIWCFVLGLFIAIASFVPNPSFAKKTKVDGLKLNVIDGCWRWNSDWRRNRQELVLCSVGFSGKMSNNIGRDIVYYQVMDPSDNALDPKPETLRYGATIIRGKKWITFQRDMRIRLEKPLLISSFTAIDGRGPSVRIAGNACLVVFKASNIIIHGLRIHHCRSQAPSLVMGPDGKKMPLGQVDGDAVRLVTASKVWIDHNTHYDCEDGLLDVTCGSTDITVSNNWFRDQDKVMLLGHDDGYFRDKNMRVTVVYNHFGPNCNQRMPRIRYGYAHVVNNLYREWSQYAIGGSMNPSVKSEANLFIAPKSRNNKEITWRKDSIGNKESWKFYSVGDIFENGASFVKTCAGRAKPNNNGEQNFPVVNAKSVRSLTRSSGALKCIKRSRC; encoded by the exons ATGGCTTGTCATCAATGTCCCAATGCCAATATCTGGTGCTTTGTTTTGGGCCTTTTCATCGCCATTGCCAGCTTCGTCCCAAACCCGAGTTTCGCTAAGAAAACCAAAGTTGATGGCTTGAAATTGAACGTGATCGATGGTTGCTGGAGATGGAACTCTGATTGGAGAAGGAACCGCCAGGAACTTGTGTTATGCTCGGTGGGATTTTCTGGGAAGATGAGCAACAACATAGGAAGAGATATCGTATACTATCAAGTCATGGACCCAAGTGACAATGCGTTAGACCCCAAACCTGAAACTTTGAGATATGGGGCTACCATCATCAGAGGGAAAAAGTGGATCACCTTCCAGAGGGACATGCGCATTAGGCTTGAGAAACCACTTCTCATTAGTAGCTTCACTGCCATTGACGGAAGAGGTCCTAGCGTTCGCATTGCTGGTAATGCATGCTTGGTGGTCTTTAAG GCAAGCAATATAATCATCCATGGCCTTCGAATCCACCACTGCCGTTCCCAAGCACCAAGCTTGGTTATGGGTCCAGATGGAAAGAAAATGCCACTGGGGCAGGTTGATGGAGATGCAGTCAGGTTGGTTACCGCATCAAAGGTTTGGATAGACCACAATACACACTATGATTGCGAGGATGGTCTTCTCGATGTTACTTGTGGATCTACCGATATCACCGTCTCCAACAATTGGTTCAGAGACCAAGACAAGGTCATGCTTCTGGGCCACGATGATGGCTATTTTCGGGATAAGAACATGAGGGTGACCGTAGTGTACAACCATTTTGGACCTAACTGCAACCAAAGAATGCCAAG GATTCGTTACGGATATGCACATGTCGTGAACAATCTCTACAGAGAATGGTCGCAGTATGCCATTGGGGGAAGCATGAACCCTAGCGTTAAGAGTGAAGCCAACCTCTTCATTGCACCAAAATCGAGAAACAATAAAGAG ATCACTTGGAGGAAGGACAGCATTGGAAACAAAGAATCCTGGAAGTTTTACTCGGTAGGAGATATCTTTGAAAATGGGGCTTCTTTCGTCAAAACATGTGCCGGCAGAGCAAAGCCAAACAATAACGGAGAACAAAATTTCCCAGTTGTTAATGCCAAATCTGTCCGCTCATTGACAAGGTCATCTGGTGCTTTAAAATGCATCAAAAGATCCAGATGCTAA
- the LOC117627657 gene encoding probable pectate lyase 4 isoform X1, which translates to MSDSMKQNRTKLASCLKEVEVPPQNQLANWRWGVAQHLMPFFVPNPSFAKKTKVDGLKLNVIDGCWRWNSDWRRNRQELVLCSVGFSGKMSNNIGRDIVYYQVMDPSDNALDPKPETLRYGATIIRGKKWITFQRDMRIRLEKPLLISSFTAIDGRGPSVRIAGNACLVVFKASNIIIHGLRIHHCRSQAPSLVMGPDGKKMPLGQVDGDAVRLVTASKVWIDHNTHYDCEDGLLDVTCGSTDITVSNNWFRDQDKVMLLGHDDGYFRDKNMRVTVVYNHFGPNCNQRMPRIRYGYAHVVNNLYREWSQYAIGGSMNPSVKSEANLFIAPKSRNNKEITWRKDSIGNKESWKFYSVGDIFENGASFVKTCAGRAKPNNNGEQNFPVVNAKSVRSLTRSSGALKCIKRSRC; encoded by the exons ATGAGTGATTCAATGAAGCAGAATAG GACTAAACTCGCTTCATGCTTGAAGGAGGTTGAGGTTCCACcgcaaaaccaattggcaaatTGGCGATGGGGAGTAGCCCAACACCTTATGCCCTT CTTCGTCCCAAACCCGAGTTTCGCTAAGAAAACCAAAGTTGATGGCTTGAAATTGAACGTGATCGATGGTTGCTGGAGATGGAACTCTGATTGGAGAAGGAACCGCCAGGAACTTGTGTTATGCTCGGTGGGATTTTCTGGGAAGATGAGCAACAACATAGGAAGAGATATCGTATACTATCAAGTCATGGACCCAAGTGACAATGCGTTAGACCCCAAACCTGAAACTTTGAGATATGGGGCTACCATCATCAGAGGGAAAAAGTGGATCACCTTCCAGAGGGACATGCGCATTAGGCTTGAGAAACCACTTCTCATTAGTAGCTTCACTGCCATTGACGGAAGAGGTCCTAGCGTTCGCATTGCTGGTAATGCATGCTTGGTGGTCTTTAAG GCAAGCAATATAATCATCCATGGCCTTCGAATCCACCACTGCCGTTCCCAAGCACCAAGCTTGGTTATGGGTCCAGATGGAAAGAAAATGCCACTGGGGCAGGTTGATGGAGATGCAGTCAGGTTGGTTACCGCATCAAAGGTTTGGATAGACCACAATACACACTATGATTGCGAGGATGGTCTTCTCGATGTTACTTGTGGATCTACCGATATCACCGTCTCCAACAATTGGTTCAGAGACCAAGACAAGGTCATGCTTCTGGGCCACGATGATGGCTATTTTCGGGATAAGAACATGAGGGTGACCGTAGTGTACAACCATTTTGGACCTAACTGCAACCAAAGAATGCCAAG GATTCGTTACGGATATGCACATGTCGTGAACAATCTCTACAGAGAATGGTCGCAGTATGCCATTGGGGGAAGCATGAACCCTAGCGTTAAGAGTGAAGCCAACCTCTTCATTGCACCAAAATCGAGAAACAATAAAGAG ATCACTTGGAGGAAGGACAGCATTGGAAACAAAGAATCCTGGAAGTTTTACTCGGTAGGAGATATCTTTGAAAATGGGGCTTCTTTCGTCAAAACATGTGCCGGCAGAGCAAAGCCAAACAATAACGGAGAACAAAATTTCCCAGTTGTTAATGCCAAATCTGTCCGCTCATTGACAAGGTCATCTGGTGCTTTAAAATGCATCAAAAGATCCAGATGCTAA
- the LOC117627658 gene encoding sm-like protein LSM8 gives MSSGPGLESLVDQTISVITNDGRNIVGVLKGFDQATNIILDESHERVFSTKEGVQQLVLGLYIIRGDNISIVGELDADLDSTVDWSNMRAYPLKPVIH, from the exons ATGTCCAGTGGCCCTGGTCTTGAGTCACTTGTTGATC AAACAATTTCAGTTATCACAAATGATGGACGGAATATTGTG GGAGTCTTGAAAGGCTTTGACCAAGCTACGAATATCATTCTCGATGAATCTCATGAACGTGTTTTCTCTACAAAG GAGGGTGTTCAGCAACTCGTGTTGGGATTGTATATAATCAGAGGTGACAACAT AAGCATTGTTGGGGAACTAGATGCAGATCTTGATTCTACTGTTGACTGGTCGAATATGAGAGCCTATCCCCTCAAGCCTGTCATCCACTGA
- the LOC117627138 gene encoding probable aquaporin TIP3-2: MPPRRYAFGRADEATHPDSMRATLAEFVATFIFVFAGEGSVLALGKIYKDSGTSAAELIAIALAHAFSLFSAVSTSINVSGGHVNPAVTFGALIGGRLSVVRALYYWVAQLLGAIVASLLLRLVTNGMRTVAFSMASGVGEWHGLILEIVMTFGLVYTVYATAIDPKRGSLGTMAPLAIGLIVGANILVGGPFDGASMNPARAFGPALVGWRWRNHWIYWVGPFIGGGLAAIIYEYMVIPTETPHHTHQPLAPEDY, from the exons ATGCCACCTCGGAGATATGCCTTTGGGAGGGCCGACGAGGCCACCCACCCTGACTCCATGAGAGCCACTTTAGCTGAATTCGTTGCCACTTTCATCTTTGTCTTTGCTGGGGAAGGCTCTGTTCTCGCACTtg GGAAGATTTACAAGGATAGCGGCACATCAGCAGCTGAGCTGATAGCCATAGCTCTTGCACATGCCTTCTCTCTATTTTCGGCCGTCTCAACCAGCATTAACGTATCTGGTGGCCACGTCAACCCTGCTGTAACCTTCGGTGCACTTATTGGTGGAAGGCTCTCTGTTGTTCGCGCCCTTTACTACTGGGTTGCTCAGCTCCTTGGGGCTATTGTGGCTTCCCTTTTGCTAAGGCTTGTCACAAATGGCATG AGGACAGTGGCGTTCAGCATGGCCTCTGGTGTTGGCGAGTGGCATGGGCTAATACTAGAGATTGTGATGACATTTGGGTTAGTTTACACCGTGTATGCTACTGCCATTGATCCCAAGAGGGGTAGCTTGGGAACTATGGCACCACTGGCAATTGGACTGATTGTTGGGGCAAATATCCTGGTGGGCGGGCCTTTTGACGGGGCATCCATGAACCCAGCAAGGGCATTCGGGCCTGCACTGGTAGGGTGGAGATGGAGGAACCACTGGATCTACTGGGTTGGACCATTTATAGGAGGTGGGTTGGCAGCTATCATATATGAGTACATGGTGATACCAACAGAGACCCCCCACCACACTCACCAGCCCTTGGCTCCTGAGGATTACTAG
- the LOC117627137 gene encoding uncharacterized protein LOC117627137, whose translation MVVSIAPYCLSFSQQTCHSNYISKHIALSKYRRDIRRGCLRRPQILPSTLGDAVGLRVFVLSDLHTDYTENMEWVKCLPTVGYKNDVLIVAGDVAETYKNFIVTMSLLKDRFEHVLYVPGNHDLWCRHEGEIYLDSHQKLKKLLDTCRGLGVQTSPMVLDGLGIIPLFSWYHESFDREEEITSIHVLPLEMACKDFKACKWSKELSNGDISLALYFDAMNEKNQSVIKEIQNTCNQIITFSHFVPRSYILLIGFQFRQELCPEKRMLFYPKLPKIIGSDCLEFRIRSIHGVEGSPSACHVFGHTHFCWDSVLHGISLKVPNNVSGYSQVNDEQCRYVQAPLAYPRERKRRMNGGDKWLPFCIYSHGKFSDRLSPCYWSDYYSTNPRTPHNTQLAPWVARFYNQT comes from the exons ATGGTAGTGAGCATTGCGCCTTATTGCTTGAGTTTTTCTCAACAAACGTGTCATTCAAATTACATTTCAAAGCATATAGCATTAAGTAAATATAGAAGAGACATACGGAGGGGTTGCCTTAGAAGGCCTCAGATTTTGCCTTCTACTCTTGGAGATGCTGTTGGGTTACGTGTGTTTGTGCTTTCCGACTTGCACACTGACTATACCGAGAACATGGAATGGGTCAAGTGCTTACCAACTGTCGGATACAAGAATGATGTTCTTATTGTTGCGGGTGATGTTGCTGAGACGTACAAGAACTTTATCGTGACAATGTCTCTCTTGAAGGACAGATTTGAGCATGTCTTGTATGTGCCTGGCAACCATGACCTTTGGTGCCGTCACGAGGGAGAAATTTAT CTTGATTCCCatcagaaattaaagaaattgcTTGACACGTGTAGAGGACTTGGAGTTCAGACCAGTCCAATGGTTTTAGATGGCTTAGGAATCATTCCTTTGTTCTCATGGTACCATGAG AGCTTTGATAGGGAGGAGGAAATAACCAGCATCCACGTTTTGCCTTTGGAGATG gcATGTAAGGACTTCAAGGCATGCAAGTGGTCCAAGGAACTGTCAAATGGAGATATCTCACTTGCCCTGTACTTTGATGCAATGAATGAAAAGAATCAGAGTGTGATCAAGGAGATCCAGAACACATGTAACCAAATAATTacattttctcattttgttCCCAG ATCATATATCTTGCTGATTGGCTTTCAGTTCAG GCAAGAGCTGTGCCCAGAGAAAAGGATGCTATTCTATCCAAAGCTTCCAAAGATTATCGGTTCTGATTGTCTTGAGTTCCGTATAAGGTCTATCCATGGGGTTGAAGGAAGTCCATCTGCATGTCATGTGTTTGGTCATACACATTTCTGCTGGGATTCTGTGCTTCATGGTATCAG CCTGAAGGTGCCCAATAATGTGAGCGGTTACTCTCAAGTCAATGATGAACAATGCAGGTATGTGCAGGCTCCATTGGCTTACCCAAGAGAACGGAAGAGGAGAATGAATGGGGGTGACAAGTGGTTGCCATTTTGTATCTATAGCCACGGAAAGTTTTCTGATAGACTTTCACCGTGTTATTGGTCTGATTATTACTCTACCAACCCACGAACACCTCATAACACTCAACTTGCTCCTTGGGTTGCCAGATTTTATAACCAAACATGA